A genome region from Tolypothrix sp. PCC 7712 includes the following:
- a CDS encoding GNAT family N-acetyltransferase, translating into MNYPQIQFSDRKSEIDLEQLQQLFNLCAFWARERSIEDLSIAISNSEPVISVCDGNRLVGFARATSDGIYRATIWDVVIHPDYRGTGLGSKLVETILSHPRMRVERVYLMTTHQQGFYEKIGFQRNTTTTMVLYNQANLDSLPTGEIQLQELRGG; encoded by the coding sequence ATGAACTATCCTCAAATTCAATTTAGCGATCGCAAGTCTGAAATTGATCTAGAACAACTGCAACAGCTATTTAATCTCTGCGCCTTTTGGGCTAGAGAACGTAGTATTGAAGATTTGAGTATAGCGATTAGCAACAGCGAACCAGTAATTTCTGTATGTGATGGAAACCGACTCGTTGGCTTTGCTCGCGCCACTTCCGATGGAATTTATCGCGCCACAATTTGGGATGTTGTCATTCATCCAGACTATCGTGGTACGGGATTAGGAAGCAAATTAGTAGAAACTATCTTGAGTCATCCTCGGATGAGGGTTGAGCGTGTTTATCTCATGACTACTCACCAGCAAGGTTTCTACGAAAAGATTGGTTTTCAGCGCAATACAACTACCACTATGGTGCTATATAACCAAGCTAATCTTGATTCTCTACCGACTGGGGAAATTCAGCTTCAGGAATTACGAGGGGGATAG
- a CDS encoding sensor histidine kinase, protein MDWINWVYLGSGLVLGISVRWLFPKSTNARTSTQVIETTQPQHFPQLQQTQLAYEMAKEMSQFKAGFLARTTHELRSPLNGLIGLHQLILSDLCENPEEEREFVAQAHERALKLLKLMDEVLNVARVEHGTNKLDIQPLSLKEVLQEVDKLIYMLAANRNFKLQVSPPDPGIYVLADPRWLRQVLISLVDTSISQMEEGGISISSSLSPSKDSVYIWLDVPTHTLPGSESIDFIKSIDFLDSPDKAICNKTESSTLSPGMRLLLNQTLLEEMGGKLEIVPFPTNQAEIPEITRLQVSIPLVIPEAEFPQSVENQD, encoded by the coding sequence ATGGATTGGATTAATTGGGTATATTTAGGATCGGGGCTGGTGTTGGGTATAAGTGTGCGGTGGTTATTTCCCAAATCTACCAACGCTAGAACTAGCACTCAGGTAATAGAAACAACACAACCACAGCATTTTCCACAGCTACAGCAAACACAACTCGCATACGAAATGGCAAAGGAGATGAGCCAGTTTAAAGCGGGTTTTTTAGCGCGGACTACCCATGAATTGCGATCGCCTCTCAATGGGTTAATTGGTTTACATCAGTTAATTTTGTCTGATTTATGCGAAAATCCAGAAGAAGAGCGAGAATTTGTAGCTCAGGCTCACGAAAGAGCGCTCAAGTTGCTCAAATTGATGGATGAAGTTCTCAATGTTGCCAGAGTTGAGCATGGAACCAATAAATTAGATATTCAACCTCTATCACTCAAAGAAGTTTTACAAGAAGTTGATAAATTAATTTATATGCTGGCGGCGAATCGTAACTTTAAGTTGCAAGTGTCGCCGCCAGATCCAGGAATTTATGTTTTGGCAGATCCTCGGTGGCTACGCCAAGTTTTAATTAGCTTAGTAGACACCAGTATTTCTCAAATGGAAGAAGGCGGAATCTCCATTTCTAGTAGTCTTTCACCTAGTAAGGATTCTGTATATATTTGGCTAGATGTGCCAACTCATACTCTACCTGGGAGCGAGTCTATAGATTTTATCAAATCGATAGATTTTTTGGATTCGCCAGACAAAGCTATTTGTAACAAAACAGAGAGTTCTACATTATCTCCAGGAATGAGGCTCTTACTCAATCAAACCTTGTTAGAAGAGATGGGAGGAAAGTTGGAAATTGTGCCATTTCCAACCAATCAAGCAGAAATTCCCGAAATTACTAGGTTGCAGGTATCTATCCCCCTCGTAATTCCTGAAGCTGAATTTCCCCAGTCGGTAGAGAATCAAGATTAG
- a CDS encoding helix-turn-helix domain-containing protein, which translates to MDMQVLRERAGLSRAEVAFRLAISETSVRNWEAGRTEPTMTPKKYLDALRLFKCTPEELAAASEKSINQRHKRKPGRPKRFPDAVVAQVTDSLASL; encoded by the coding sequence ATGGATATGCAAGTCCTGAGAGAACGTGCTGGTCTTAGCCGTGCTGAGGTTGCCTTCAGGCTTGCAATCAGTGAAACCAGTGTTCGCAACTGGGAAGCTGGGCGGACTGAACCCACAATGACACCAAAGAAATATTTAGATGCTTTGCGTTTGTTTAAATGCACACCTGAAGAATTGGCAGCAGCTAGTGAAAAGTCCATAAACCAGAGGCATAAACGCAAACCAGGAAGACCAAAACGCTTTCCAGACGCAGTGGTAGCTCAAGTCACTGATTCGCTTGCCAGTTTGTAG
- a CDS encoding peptide chain release factor 3: MSTELNSDLHQAVELRRNFAIISHPDAGKTTLTEKLLLYGGAIHEAGAVKARRAQRKATSDWMAMEQQRGISITSTVLQFEYRSCYINLLDTPGHQDFSEDTYRTLAAADNAVMLIDVAKGLEPQTRKLFEVCKLRGIPIFTFVNKLDRPGREPLELLDEIEQELGLQTYAVNWPIGMGDRFKGVFDRQNQQIHLFERSAHGSREAKDTIVDLGDAKIEELLEQDLYYQLKNDLELLEGVGPELDLDLVHQGKMTPVFFGSAMTNFGVELFLKHFLDYALKPGTHNSSVGEVPPTYPEFSGFVFKLQANMDPKHRDRVAFIRVCTGKFEKDMTVTHARTGKIVRLSRPQKLFAQERESIDVAFPGDVIGLNNPGVFAIGDTIYTGQKLEYEGIPYFSPELFATLRNPNPSKFKQFQKGISELREEGAVQIMYSTDEAKRDPILAAVGQLQFEVVQFRLQNEYGVETILDLLPYSVARWVEGGWEALNEVGRIFNTTTVKDNMGRPVLLFRNEWNCQQLQGDHPKLKLSAIAPVYSTQQSVEG; this comes from the coding sequence ATGTCAACTGAACTCAACTCAGATCTGCATCAGGCTGTTGAACTTCGCCGCAACTTTGCGATTATTTCACACCCCGACGCAGGTAAAACTACACTGACCGAAAAACTTCTGTTATACGGAGGTGCGATTCACGAAGCTGGTGCAGTCAAAGCCCGCCGGGCCCAGCGTAAAGCCACCTCAGACTGGATGGCGATGGAACAGCAACGGGGTATTTCGATTACATCTACAGTATTGCAATTTGAATATCGTAGCTGTTATATCAACTTATTAGATACTCCTGGACACCAAGATTTCAGTGAAGATACGTACCGGACGCTGGCTGCTGCCGATAATGCAGTGATGCTGATTGATGTGGCAAAAGGCTTGGAACCCCAAACTCGCAAGCTATTTGAAGTTTGTAAGTTGCGCGGTATCCCCATTTTTACCTTTGTAAATAAACTCGACCGTCCCGGGCGCGAACCCCTGGAATTATTAGACGAAATCGAGCAAGAATTGGGATTGCAAACCTATGCAGTCAACTGGCCGATTGGCATGGGCGATCGCTTTAAAGGTGTATTTGACCGCCAAAATCAACAAATTCACTTATTTGAACGTAGCGCTCACGGTAGCAGAGAAGCGAAAGATACAATAGTTGATTTGGGTGATGCCAAAATTGAGGAACTGCTGGAACAGGATCTCTATTACCAACTGAAAAACGATTTAGAACTCTTAGAAGGAGTCGGGCCGGAACTAGATTTAGATTTGGTGCATCAAGGAAAAATGACACCAGTATTCTTCGGTAGTGCCATGACCAACTTTGGGGTAGAGCTATTCTTGAAGCACTTCTTGGATTATGCCTTGAAACCAGGAACTCATAATAGTAGCGTTGGTGAAGTTCCCCCTACGTATCCCGAGTTTTCTGGCTTTGTCTTCAAACTCCAGGCTAACATGGACCCGAAGCACCGCGATCGCGTGGCGTTTATTCGCGTCTGCACGGGTAAGTTTGAAAAAGATATGACGGTGACTCACGCCCGCACAGGCAAAATCGTCCGTCTGTCTCGCCCACAAAAACTTTTCGCCCAAGAGCGAGAATCAATTGATGTCGCTTTTCCAGGCGATGTCATCGGTTTAAATAATCCTGGGGTTTTTGCGATCGGCGACACTATTTACACTGGGCAAAAGCTCGAATATGAAGGAATTCCTTATTTTTCACCGGAATTGTTTGCGACTTTAAGGAACCCCAACCCTTCCAAGTTTAAGCAATTTCAAAAAGGAATTTCGGAATTACGGGAAGAAGGTGCAGTACAAATTATGTACTCCACTGACGAAGCCAAACGCGATCCAATTTTAGCGGCGGTGGGTCAGTTGCAGTTCGAGGTAGTGCAGTTCCGCTTACAAAATGAGTATGGTGTAGAAACCATATTAGACTTGCTACCTTATAGCGTCGCCCGTTGGGTGGAAGGCGGTTGGGAAGCATTGAATGAGGTGGGGCGAATATTCAATACCACCACAGTCAAAGACAATATGGGACGACCAGTATTGCTTTTCCGTAATGAATGGAATTGCCAACAGTTACAGGGAGATCATCCCAAGTTAAAATTAAGCGCGATCGCTCCGGTGTATTCTACTCAGCAATCAGTGGAGGGATAA
- a CDS encoding RNA recognition motif domain-containing protein — MSVRLYIGNLPKEEIDRQELQAVFAAEGDAVTTKLIKDRKTGKCRGFGFLTVNNDEQADQIIEKYNGQLFKDTAIKLEKALPRTKGDEGDEQAPKAAQSAGSSNPAPVTHKESNRRDKSSKKSRRGGAASGGRETTTTSDSDAIRPDPRWASELEKLKQMLAAQTTN; from the coding sequence ATGTCTGTTCGCCTATATATAGGCAATTTGCCAAAAGAAGAAATAGATCGTCAAGAACTGCAAGCAGTTTTCGCGGCTGAAGGTGATGCTGTCACCACAAAATTAATTAAAGACCGGAAAACAGGCAAATGCCGTGGATTCGGCTTTCTCACAGTGAATAATGATGAACAAGCCGATCAAATTATTGAAAAGTATAATGGTCAATTGTTCAAAGACACTGCCATCAAGTTAGAGAAGGCATTACCACGCACTAAGGGCGACGAAGGTGACGAGCAAGCACCCAAAGCTGCTCAAAGCGCTGGTAGCAGTAATCCTGCTCCTGTTACCCACAAAGAAAGCAACCGTCGCGACAAATCTTCTAAGAAGTCTCGTCGTGGTGGTGCGGCTAGTGGCGGACGCGAAACGACTACAACATCTGACTCAGATGCTATTCGTCCAGATCCCCGTTGGGCTTCTGAATTAGAAAAGCTGAAGCAGATGCTAGCTGCACAAACTACAAATTAA
- the secF gene encoding protein translocase subunit SecF: MKLTVNKSRSLWWAISAAFILSGIISMVISWQNPNIHAPLRPGLDFVGGTRLQFERDCTKPSNCDKPIDIGVVRDVAKAQGLGDSSIQIVGENGILIRTKNLDADQRTKLRNTLSEKVGEFDPQKNQIDSVGPTLGAELFRSGVLALVVSFVGITVYMAFRFQWDFAIFAIVALFHDILITVGSFSILGLLLGIEADSLFIVALLTITGFSVNDTVVIYDRIRETIKVHPDRPIAEIVDDAVNQTLTRSLNTTLTVLLTLLAIFLFGGETLRNFSLALIIGFTMGAYSSIFIASTLLAWWRERTGQSVAVATANATDTSASS, translated from the coding sequence ATGAAACTGACTGTTAATAAATCGCGATCGCTATGGTGGGCTATTTCCGCTGCCTTTATCCTCAGCGGTATCATCTCAATGGTGATTTCTTGGCAAAACCCTAATATCCATGCACCCCTACGCCCTGGCTTAGATTTTGTTGGTGGTACGCGGTTGCAATTTGAACGCGACTGTACAAAACCAAGTAACTGCGATAAACCAATTGATATTGGTGTAGTGCGGGATGTCGCCAAAGCACAAGGGCTAGGTGATAGCAGTATCCAAATAGTTGGTGAGAACGGTATCTTAATTCGGACAAAAAACCTGGATGCGGATCAGCGTACCAAATTACGCAATACCTTAAGTGAAAAAGTTGGTGAATTTGATCCGCAAAAAAACCAAATTGACTCTGTTGGGCCGACTTTGGGAGCAGAGTTATTTCGCTCTGGGGTTCTGGCTTTGGTTGTGTCCTTCGTGGGAATCACCGTTTACATGGCCTTCCGCTTTCAATGGGACTTTGCCATTTTTGCGATCGTTGCTCTATTCCACGATATTTTAATTACCGTTGGGTCTTTTTCAATTTTGGGTTTGCTATTAGGCATTGAAGCAGATAGCTTATTCATCGTCGCCTTGCTGACAATTACAGGTTTTTCTGTGAATGACACAGTCGTAATTTACGATCGCATTCGCGAAACTATCAAAGTTCATCCAGATAGACCAATTGCTGAGATTGTCGATGATGCGGTTAATCAAACTTTAACCAGGTCACTTAATACAACCCTAACCGTATTGTTGACATTACTGGCTATCTTTCTGTTTGGCGGAGAAACTTTAAGAAATTTCTCCCTAGCTTTAATTATTGGCTTCACAATGGGAGCTTATTCGAGCATTTTCATTGCCAGTACTCTATTAGCTTGGTGGCGAGAACGTACAGGTCAATCTGTAGCAGTAGCAACTGCTAATGCAACTGATACCTCCGCCAGTTCTTAA
- the hemB gene encoding porphobilinogen synthase — MFPTHRPRRLRTHPQLRRMVRETVLSTSDLIYPLFAVPGEGIANEVKSMPGVYQLSVDKIVEEAKEVYDLGIPAIILFGIPADKDVDATGAWHDCGIVQKAATAVKEAVPDLIVVADTCLCEYTSHGHCGYLQVGDLTGRVLNDPTLELLKKTAVSQAKAGADIIAPSGMMDGFVQAIRAGLDEAGFQDTPILSYAAKYASAYYGPFRDAADSTPQFGDRRTYQMDPGNSREAIKEIELDIAEGADMLMVKPALAYMDIIWRVKEASNLPVAAYNVSGEYSMIKAAALNGWIDEQRVVMETLTGFKRAGADLILTYHAKDAARWLK; from the coding sequence ATGTTTCCAACTCACCGCCCCCGCCGTCTGCGTACACATCCCCAACTGCGCCGGATGGTACGAGAAACTGTTTTATCAACAAGTGATTTGATTTACCCACTTTTTGCGGTACCAGGTGAAGGAATTGCTAACGAAGTCAAATCCATGCCTGGAGTTTACCAGCTGTCGGTAGACAAAATTGTTGAAGAGGCAAAGGAAGTTTACGACTTAGGAATTCCCGCCATCATTCTATTTGGTATTCCCGCCGATAAAGATGTAGATGCTACTGGCGCTTGGCATGATTGCGGTATTGTGCAAAAAGCAGCTACTGCGGTGAAGGAAGCAGTACCAGATTTAATTGTGGTGGCTGATACTTGTCTGTGTGAATATACAAGTCATGGTCATTGCGGTTACTTACAAGTAGGTGATTTAACGGGAAGAGTTTTAAATGACCCTACTTTAGAATTACTGAAAAAAACAGCAGTATCTCAAGCCAAAGCTGGTGCTGATATTATTGCGCCTTCAGGAATGATGGATGGCTTTGTGCAAGCAATTCGTGCGGGTTTAGATGAAGCGGGATTCCAAGATACACCAATTTTATCTTATGCGGCTAAGTATGCTTCGGCTTATTATGGCCCATTCCGGGATGCGGCGGATTCTACACCGCAATTTGGTGATAGAAGAACTTACCAAATGGACCCTGGTAACTCCCGCGAAGCGATTAAAGAAATTGAACTTGATATCGCAGAAGGCGCTGATATGCTGATGGTGAAGCCAGCCTTAGCATACATGGATATTATTTGGCGTGTTAAGGAAGCTAGCAACCTTCCTGTTGCAGCTTATAACGTTTCCGGTGAGTATTCCATGATTAAAGCTGCTGCTCTCAATGGTTGGATTGATGAACAGCGTGTAGTGATGGAAACTTTAACTGGCTTTAAACGTGCTGGCGCTGATTTAATTTTGACTTACCACGCCAAAGATGCGGCACGCTGGTTAAAGTAA
- a CDS encoding zinc metalloprotease HtpX, whose protein sequence is MPSHAESSLEAGLVALKQGNYPTAIAHLEPVANSQQDGKTGLQAQVGLVMAYARSGQVPKAIAVCNNLIVSPNPQVQEWAERALEHLKKHQQRKKTSSKNSATGFVAFDHSHKPDAAPVNTASPQQTKNSGVKATNHAGTTSTLPASGIKNTNVDTMMGANYIGSLHRPQPKLFTIYWRHAGRAKVWQPLHKLNLIPLKLLATGTFFALFWVMREMLKLVMGLINQILVKLPYLEPWQFLYRDPTVVVMAVLVIALALSPWLLDRLLTNFYGQQELPKEQLNNRSREAIRVLQRSCQQKGWPFPKLRILPMAAPIALTYGNLARNARIVISQGLLDQLADDEIAVIYATQLGHIIHKDFMVMSLILLVTVIVHKIYQSISEWGNSISSAFGRWPARVLASLTYGIWCLLTGIALWLSKLRLYYSDRAASEITGNPNALTRALLKIAIGVAGDISHKEQTSWQLESLNLVAPVSYQQSISLGSLAGQVPFTSLLMWDNFNPHRHWFTINNSHPLIGDRIQRLSKIARHWHLEPELHLINEQSLRPKKHPFFLQIAPWLGIPFGFLFAGLIWLGWQIAFALKILNLKWIYEDWSFVSGCLLIGFSIGMVIRMNSFFPDIQPQALQTDDRLPSLLANPSAIPIDSINVCLAGKLLGRPGISNSLAQDLILQTNIGLVKLHHIPWLGQSINPQDFIGRQITVTGWFRRGATPWIDIQTMQTQNGQTVNSAHPIWSTIIAVAAQAWGAFIFLRG, encoded by the coding sequence ATGCCTTCACATGCCGAATCGTCTTTGGAGGCTGGTTTAGTTGCTCTAAAACAGGGAAATTATCCCACAGCGATCGCTCACCTGGAACCTGTGGCCAATAGCCAGCAAGATGGCAAAACTGGCTTACAGGCGCAGGTGGGCTTGGTTATGGCTTATGCGCGCAGTGGCCAAGTCCCCAAAGCGATCGCTGTGTGTAACAATCTGATTGTGAGTCCAAATCCGCAGGTTCAAGAGTGGGCAGAACGTGCTCTTGAGCATTTAAAAAAGCACCAACAACGTAAAAAGACCTCATCCAAAAATTCTGCAACTGGATTTGTTGCTTTTGATCATTCTCATAAACCAGATGCTGCGCCTGTAAATACTGCATCACCACAGCAGACCAAAAATTCAGGGGTGAAAGCCACGAATCATGCGGGCACTACATCAACTTTACCAGCCAGTGGTATTAAAAATACCAATGTAGACACCATGATGGGAGCCAATTATATTGGTTCTCTCCATCGCCCACAACCTAAATTATTCACTATCTATTGGCGACACGCAGGCCGGGCAAAAGTTTGGCAACCCCTACATAAGCTAAATTTAATTCCTTTAAAATTACTGGCTACTGGCACATTTTTCGCTCTATTTTGGGTGATGCGGGAAATGCTGAAGCTGGTAATGGGTTTAATAAATCAGATTTTAGTTAAACTACCTTATTTAGAGCCTTGGCAATTTTTATATCGCGATCCAACTGTGGTTGTCATGGCGGTATTAGTGATAGCGCTGGCTTTATCACCTTGGTTGCTAGATCGGTTACTCACAAATTTTTATGGCCAGCAAGAATTACCCAAGGAGCAGTTAAATAATCGCAGTCGGGAAGCAATTCGGGTATTACAACGTTCTTGTCAACAGAAAGGCTGGCCATTTCCTAAACTGCGAATTTTGCCAATGGCTGCTCCTATTGCTCTGACCTATGGTAATTTAGCTCGCAATGCTCGGATAGTCATCAGTCAAGGGCTATTAGATCAACTAGCTGATGATGAAATTGCCGTTATTTACGCCACGCAGTTAGGGCATATCATCCACAAAGATTTTATGGTGATGTCTCTGATATTGCTAGTGACCGTGATTGTCCACAAAATATATCAGAGTATATCGGAGTGGGGCAACAGCATCTCATCGGCATTTGGGCGCTGGCCTGCTAGAGTCTTAGCTAGTCTTACTTATGGGATTTGGTGTCTACTGACTGGCATAGCTTTGTGGTTGTCGAAGTTGCGGCTTTATTATAGCGATCGCGCCGCCTCGGAAATTACTGGTAATCCCAATGCTTTAACCCGCGCCTTATTGAAAATTGCTATTGGTGTAGCTGGTGATATTTCCCACAAAGAACAAACTAGTTGGCAGTTAGAAAGCTTGAATCTGGTAGCACCTGTGAGTTATCAGCAAAGTATTTCTTTAGGTAGTCTAGCTGGTCAAGTTCCTTTTACATCATTATTGATGTGGGATAATTTCAATCCCCATCGTCACTGGTTCACTATTAATAATAGTCATCCTTTAATAGGCGATCGCATTCAACGCCTTAGTAAAATTGCCCGCCACTGGCATTTGGAACCAGAATTACATCTGATCAACGAGCAATCCTTAAGACCGAAAAAGCATCCTTTCTTTTTACAAATTGCTCCTTGGTTGGGTATTCCCTTCGGTTTTTTGTTTGCAGGTCTGATCTGGTTAGGTTGGCAGATCGCATTTGCACTCAAAATTTTAAACCTCAAATGGATCTATGAGGATTGGTCTTTTGTCTCAGGTTGTTTGCTGATTGGCTTTAGTATCGGTATGGTGATCCGCATGAATTCTTTCTTCCCAGATATCCAACCCCAAGCTTTACAAACTGACGATCGCTTACCCAGCCTTTTAGCTAACCCTTCAGCTATCCCCATCGATAGTATCAATGTGTGCCTTGCAGGTAAGCTCTTAGGTCGTCCAGGAATCAGCAATTCTCTTGCACAAGACTTAATTTTGCAAACCAACATCGGGTTAGTGAAATTGCACCACATTCCCTGGCTGGGACAATCCATCAATCCTCAAGACTTCATTGGTAGGCAAATTACAGTTACAGGCTGGTTCCGGCGTGGCGCAACCCCCTGGATTGATATCCAAACCATGCAAACCCAAAACGGTCAAACCGTTAACAGCGCTCATCCTATTTGGTCTACCATCATCGCAGTAGCAGCCCAAGCATGGGGCGCTTTCATCTTCCTCAGAGGCTAG
- a CDS encoding alpha-ketoacid dehydrogenase subunit beta, producing MAETLFFNALREAIDEEMARDSNVFVLGEDVGHYGGSYKVTKDLYKKYGELRVLDTPIAENSFTGLAVGAAMTGLRPIIEGMNMGFLLLAFNQISNNAGMLRYTSGGNFKIPMVIRGPGGVGRQLGAEHSQRLETYFQAVPGLKIVACSTPYNAKGLLKSAIRDDNPVLFFEHVLLYNLKEDLPSEEYLLPLDKAEVVRRGQDVTILTYSRMRHHVLQAVKTLEKKGYDPEVIDLISLKPLDFDTIGASIRKTHRVIVVEEAMRTAGIGAEVIASINDRLFDELDAPVLRLSSQDIPTPYNGNLERLTIVQPEQIVEAVEKMVAMRV from the coding sequence ATGGCAGAAACTCTTTTCTTCAACGCCCTCCGTGAAGCCATTGACGAAGAAATGGCGCGTGATTCTAATGTATTTGTTCTTGGGGAAGATGTCGGACACTATGGTGGTTCCTACAAAGTTACCAAAGACCTTTACAAAAAGTATGGTGAACTAAGAGTTCTTGACACCCCTATCGCCGAAAATAGCTTTACTGGCTTGGCTGTGGGAGCTGCGATGACTGGGTTAAGACCCATCATCGAAGGTATGAATATGGGTTTTTTGCTGCTAGCCTTTAACCAAATCTCTAATAACGCTGGGATGTTACGCTATACTTCCGGCGGGAATTTTAAAATTCCAATGGTAATTCGTGGCCCTGGTGGTGTTGGTAGACAGCTAGGTGCAGAACATTCACAACGGCTAGAAACTTACTTTCAAGCTGTTCCTGGATTAAAAATTGTTGCGTGTTCTACACCTTATAACGCTAAAGGACTTCTGAAATCAGCAATTCGCGATGATAACCCAGTACTGTTCTTTGAACATGTTCTGCTTTACAACTTAAAAGAAGACCTGCCATCAGAAGAATATTTACTTCCTTTAGATAAAGCCGAAGTTGTGCGTCGTGGTCAAGATGTCACAATTCTTACTTATTCACGGATGCGCCATCATGTATTACAAGCCGTGAAAACTTTAGAAAAAAAAGGTTACGACCCAGAAGTCATTGATTTAATATCACTGAAACCATTAGATTTTGATACCATCGGTGCATCTATTCGCAAAACCCATCGCGTGATTGTCGTAGAAGAAGCGATGCGGACAGCAGGTATTGGCGCAGAAGTCATAGCTTCTATTAATGACCGCTTATTTGATGAATTGGATGCGCCTGTACTACGCCTTTCATCTCAAGATATTCCCACACCATACAACGGTAATCTAGAGCGTCTAACCATTGTTCAGCCAGAACAAATTGTAGAAGCCGTAGAAAAAATGGTGGCTATGCGAGTTTAG
- the secD gene encoding protein translocase subunit SecD, with product MQRQRSLLALIVVLIIAAFAVIFTIPIPLGLDLRGGSQLTIQVKTTPEIKQITEKELEGVKKVVEGRINGLGVSEPVIQTVGTDKILVQLPGVNDPEQAERVLGGTAQLEFRKQKSGTEPQLFAYQASRAELKAKQQELRTSNDAAAIAKNQEELQKNNQAIAELFESTDPPLSGQYLENAYGEPTQGNNWNVALRFKPKGGELFAELTKSLAGTGRGIGIFLDNELISSPSVGPEFAATGITGGSAVITGRFTAQQANDLGVQLRGGALPVPVEIAERRTVGATLGKDSIQSSIYAGLGGLTLVLIFMVVYYRLPGLIADISLVIYSLLTWACFALLGVTLTLPGIAGFILSIGMAVDANVLIFERTREELRAGKSLYRSVESGFYRAFSSILDSNVTTWIACAALFWLGSGLVKGFALTLALGVAVSMFTAITCSRTLLFLAISIQSLRKTELYCPNVPVANKAEVAQ from the coding sequence ATGCAGAGACAGCGATCGCTATTAGCTTTAATTGTAGTGTTGATTATCGCCGCTTTTGCGGTGATTTTCACAATCCCTATTCCTCTGGGGTTAGATTTGCGGGGTGGTTCACAGCTTACAATTCAGGTAAAAACTACCCCAGAAATTAAGCAAATCACCGAAAAAGAATTGGAAGGGGTGAAGAAAGTTGTTGAAGGACGGATTAACGGACTTGGCGTTTCTGAACCAGTAATTCAAACTGTAGGTACAGACAAGATTCTAGTACAACTGCCTGGGGTTAACGATCCAGAACAAGCAGAACGAGTACTTGGTGGTACAGCACAGTTAGAATTTCGCAAACAAAAATCTGGTACAGAACCTCAACTGTTTGCTTATCAAGCATCTAGGGCAGAATTAAAAGCCAAGCAACAGGAATTGAGAACCAGCAATGATGCTGCTGCGATCGCTAAAAATCAAGAAGAGTTGCAGAAAAATAATCAAGCGATCGCAGAATTGTTTGAAAGTACCGATCCACCTCTGAGTGGTCAATATCTGGAAAATGCCTATGGTGAACCCACCCAAGGTAACAACTGGAATGTTGCTCTCCGCTTCAAACCAAAAGGTGGTGAACTGTTTGCTGAATTAACCAAAAGCCTTGCTGGGACAGGGCGCGGTATTGGCATTTTTCTCGATAATGAATTGATTAGTTCTCCTAGTGTCGGCCCTGAATTCGCAGCTACAGGGATTACTGGTGGTTCTGCGGTCATTACAGGTAGGTTTACTGCTCAACAAGCCAATGACTTAGGCGTACAGCTACGTGGTGGCGCATTACCTGTACCAGTAGAAATTGCTGAAAGACGGACAGTCGGGGCTACCTTAGGTAAAGATAGTATTCAAAGCAGCATCTATGCTGGGCTTGGGGGTTTGACTTTAGTACTCATATTTATGGTTGTGTACTATCGACTACCAGGGCTAATTGCGGATATTTCATTAGTAATTTACTCTTTGTTAACTTGGGCGTGTTTTGCGTTGCTGGGTGTAACCTTGACTTTGCCGGGAATTGCTGGTTTTATCCTCAGTATTGGGATGGCGGTTGATGCTAACGTACTGATTTTTGAGCGTACCAGAGAAGAACTACGTGCAGGTAAATCATTGTATCGTTCTGTAGAATCTGGTTTTTACCGAGCATTTTCGAGTATTTTAGATAGCAACGTCACAACATGGATTGCTTGTGCTGCTCTGTTTTGGCTAGGTTCTGGCTTAGTCAAAGGCTTTGCCTTAACTCTAGCTTTAGGGGTAGCAGTGAGTATGTTTACTGCAATTACCTGTAGTCGCACATTGTTGTTTTTGGCAATTTCCATTCAATCCTTACGGAAGACAGAACTATACTGTCCTAACGTACCAGTTGCGAATAAGGCAGAGGTCGCACAATGA